In Candidatus Palauibacter soopunensis, the genomic stretch CGCTGGCCGGCCGCACGCTCCTTGAGTGGTGCTGGCGCGCCGCTTCGGCGATCCGCTCCTTCGACGGGGTCGTGATCGCGACGGACAGCGACGAGATCGAAGACTGCGCGCGGGGATTCGATGCGGAGGTCGTCCGCACCCGGCCGGACCACCCGTCCGGCACGGACCGGGTGGATGAAGCGGCCGACCTGCTCGGCGCGGCGGAGGATGACGTCGTCGTGAACTTCCAGGCGGACGAGCCGTTCGTGGACGGGGCCGCGGTCGAGGGCGCCGTGCGGAGAGCGCAGGAAGTCGCGACGATCGCGGCCCCGATCCGCGCGGAGGACGAGTGGCGGTCGCCGGCCGTGGTCAAGGTCGCCCGGGCCGCCGACGGAAGGGCGCTCTACTTCAGCCGCAGCCCCATCCCGTTCTCGCGGGACGAGTCGCCGGAGTTCGGCACCCGCGCGCGGCTGCGCCACGTCGGCGTGTACGCGTGCCGGCGCTCCGCACTCAAGCGGTGGGCGGCCCTGCCCGAATCCGAGCTCGAACGGGCCGAGCGGCTGGAACAGTTGCGGGCGCTCGAGGCGGGCATGCGGATCCACGTCGAACTCGGTCCGTGGACCGAGCCGGGAGTCGACCTTCCCGCCGACATCGCGCGGGCGGAACGGGTATTGTCCAGCAAGGAGGTGCGGGGATGACGGACGGCAAGTCGGCGACGAAGTACATCTTCATCACGGGAGGGGTCGTCTCCGCGCTGGGGAAGGGGATCACCGCGGCCTCGATCGGGCGCCTGCTCGTCGAGCGCGGCCTGCGCGTGACGATCCAGAAGTTCGATCCGTACCTCAACGTCGATCCGGGGACGATGTCGCCGTTCCAGCACGGCGAGGTCTACGTGACGGACGACGGGGCGGAGACCGACCTCGATCTCGGACACTACGAACGGTTCATCGACGAGTCGCTCTCGCAGGCGAACAACGTCACGACGGGCCGCGTCTACCAGGACATCATCACGAAGGAGCGGCGCGGCGACTTCCTCGGCGCCACGGTGCAGGTCATCCCGCACGTGACGGACGAGATCAAGATGGCGGTGCGGCGCCTGGCCAAGGGCCCCGATGTCGTGATCACCGAGATCGGCGGCACCGTCGGCGACATCGAGTCGCTCCCGTTCCTGGAGGCGATCCGCCAGTTCCGGCAGGATGTGGGGCGCGAGCACTCCCTCTTCATCCACCTCACGCTCGTCCCCTGGATCAACGCGTCCGGCGAACTGAAGACGAAGCCGACGCAGCACTCGGTGCGCGAACTCCTGAGCATCGGGATCCAGCCCGACCTGCTCGTGTGCCGGACGGAACACGACCTCGACGACGGGATCAAGAAGAAGATCGCGCGCTTCTGCAACGTGGAGGTGAACCGGGTCATCGAGTCGCGCGACGTGTCGACGATCTACGAACTCCCGCTCGCCTACCGCGCGCAGGAGGTGGACGACCGCATCTGCGAGCAGTTCGGGTTCGACACGCCTCCGCCCGACCTCGACAGCTGGAAGGCGATGGTGGACCGGATCAAGAACCCGGCGCACGGCAAGGTCCGGCTCTGCGTGGTGGGGAAGTACACGGAACTCGTGGATTCCTACAAGTCGATCGCGGAGGCCTTCGTCCACGGCGGCGCCGTGAACGATGTGGAGGTGGATGTCGAGTGGCGCTCCGCGGAGGATGTGGAGGCGCGCGGCACGGATTTCCTCGAACGCTTCCACGGCGTGCTCATCCCGGGCGGCTTCGGCGAGCGCGGCATTGACGGGATGCTGGACACGATACGGTACGTGCGGGAGCGCGACATCCCCTATTTCGGGATCTGTCTGGGTCTGCAGTGCGCGATCATCGAGTTCGCGCGCAACGTGTGCGGTCTCCCGGCCGCGCACTCGTCCGAGTTCGACCTGAGGACGAGCGATCCCGTGATCTCGCTCCTGGACTCGCAGCACCAGGTGACGGACATGGGCGGCACGATGCGGCTCGGCGCCTACCCGTGCCTGCTGCAGCCGGGGTCCCGGGCGCACGAGGTGTACGGCGCGGACGAGATCTCCGAGCGGCACCGCCACCGGTACGAAGTCAACCCGACCTATCGGGAGACGCTGGAACAGCAGGGGATGGTCTTCAGCGGCATGTCGCCGGACGGAGGGCTCGTCGAAATGCTCGAACTTCCCGAGCACCCCTACTTCCTCGCTACACAGTTTCACCCGGAACTCAAGTCGCGGCCCACCAAGGCTCACCCGCTCTTCGCGGCCTTCGTCGAGGCGGCGGTGACGCGGCGGGACGCGCTGCAGGACGGGCCCCGCGACTCGGCCGGCCGGGACCAGACGGGCGAGGAGTGGGCGGACTCGACATCGGCCCGGACGAACGGGGTCACGGTCGGAGGATGAATCCGGGGCGTCCCTCGTTCTTCTCGGGTCGCCAGCGCGCGGAATCCGGAACCCGCAGGAAGGCGTGGACATCGCTCTTTCTCATCGCGGGACCGTGCGTGATCGAGGACGACGCCCTGAACTTCGAGATCGCGGACCACCTCGCGGAACTCGGCGAGCGGCTCGACCTGCCCGTGACGTTCAAGGCCTCGTTCGACAAAGCGAACCGGAGCTCCGCGTCGTCTCCGCGGGGACCGGGTCTCGAAGAAGGGCTGGCCGCGCTCGCCCGGGTGCGCGACCGCTCCGGACTCCCTTTGCTCACCGACGTTCACCTTCCCGAGCAGGCGGCGCACGCGGCGGCGGTCGTGGACGCGCTCCAGATTCCCGCCTTCCTCTGCCGGCAGACGGATCTGCTGCGGGCGGCGGCCGCCACGGGACGGCCGGTGAGCGTCAAGAAGGGGCAGTGGATGGCCCCGGAAGATGTCGGCGGCGTGATCGGGAAGCTCCGCGAGGCAGGGGCACGGGAGATGGCGGTGACGGAACGCGGGTTCGCCTTCGGCTACGGGCGTTGGATCGTGGACATGCGGAGTTTCGCCATCATGCGCGAGGCGACGGGCTGCCCGACGGTGTTCGACGCGTCCCACGCCGTGCAGTTGCCGGGCGGAGAAGGGGCGCGGAGCGGCGGGGAGCCGGAACACATCGGGCGCCTCGCGGCGGCGGCGGTGGCGGCCGGGGCCGATGGTCTCTTCGTCGAGGTGCACCCGGATCCGGCCGCGGCGCCTTCCGACGGGTCCAACATGCTGCCGCTCGCCGAACTTGAACGTGTCGTGGAAGGGGCGATGCGCGTCCGCGAGGTCGTGGCGGCCTGAGAGCCCGGTCCCCGTGAACTCGAGACCCCCGATGGATCGCCGGCTGGCAGAGTCCGTTCGCTTCGTGTCCCTCGACGTGGACGGTGTGCTCACGGACGGTTCGATCTGGGTGGGCGCGGACTCCGCCCTCAGTGCCCCGCGGGATCTGCGCCGCTTTCACGCCCTCGATGGCCTGGCGATCCGCATGATGCAGCGAGCCGGATTCGTGGTCGCGTTCCTCAGCGGCAAGCGATCGGCCGCCGTCCGCCTACGGGCGCGGGAGCTGGATATCGCGGAGGTTTCGCTCGGTTCCCGAAAGGGAAAGCTTTCGGCCCTTCGGGGTATGCTCGCGCGACGCGGTTGCACTTGGGACCAGGCGGCGCACCTTGGCGACGACCTTACGGACCTGGCCGTCATGGAACGGGTGGGGTTGCCGGCGGCCGTCGTCGGCGCCGTGCCCGAGGTCCGGGCCGCCGCGGCGTGGGTGGGGACGGTGCCCGGTGGAGAAGGGGCCGTGCGCGAATTCGCGGAGGCCCTGCTCGTCGCGCGAGGGGAGTGGGACCGCCTGGTGACGGAGTTTCGGGAAGGAGGACGGTTTGCGGGTTGAAAGGAGGGGCCGCGCGCGCCGCGACGGCGCGCTCAGTCTGTTCGTCCGGGTTTCGCTGCTGCCTCTCCTGGCCGCGTGCGGGTCCGACGATGCGCCTCCGACCGCGAGCGAACCGTTGCCCGAAGGGGTGGATACCGCCGTGCGAGGGATGCGGACGTTCGTCACGCGCGACGGAATCCGGCGTGCCGTGGTGGAAGCCGACACGGCGGAATGGCGCGAGGACAACGAGATTCACCTGCGGCGGATGACGTTGACGTTCTTCGATCCGAACGGATTGGAATCGACCGAGGTGACCGCGGAGTTCGGAGTCTTCCATCAACTCACCGGCGATCTCGAGGCAGAGCGGCAGGTGGTCGTGGAGGACCGCGTGGACGACCAGCGTCTCGAGACGGAGCGCCTCCGGTATCGGAACCTGGACGGTCGCCTGTTTGGCGATACTGCGTTTCGGTTCCTGCAGACGGTCGAGGGTCTGACGCTCGAGGGGACGGCGTTCGAGTCGGACCCCGCGCTCGACTCGCTCGTCCTCCTGAATCAGGAGGGAGAGATGCTGCCCGTGGCCGCCTTCTCGGAGGCGGTCCCCCTGCCGGCGGTTCCGGCCGGGGACACGGCGGGAGTTGGCGCGGCGCCCGCCGCCGGAGAGGAAGTCGCGGGAGAGCAGGTCGCGGACGAACCGGCGCCGGCGGATTCGGCGGCGGCACAGGTCGACCCGGAGGCGCCCCCCGCGCAGGATTCCGCGGCGGCAGCGGACAGCGTGACGGCGGTGCCCGACACGACGGTCCTTCCGGACAGCCTGGAAACACCGCCCGATACCGCGGCGGCGGTCCTTCCGGACAGCCTCGGGACACCACCCGATACGACGGCGGCGATCCTTCCGGACAGCCTCGAGGCACCACCCGATACGATGGCGGCGGCGCGCCGGTGACTCGCGGGTGCATCGGGTTTGCGAGCTGCCTCGCGGCGGCGGCATGGCTCGCCGGCCCCATCGTCGCGCAGGAGCCCGAAGCCGGCGTCGGGTCGGCGCTCGACCGGTGCAGCCTCCGGTGGCGCCCCCTCGAAGCCGACACGAGGAGCGTGACGAACCGCGACGTGACCGGCGCGCACGTTACGGTTCTCAGCGGCCGGTACCTTTGGACCTGCGGGACCGCCACGATGGAGGCGGACAGCGCGATAAAGCGCGACGGTCCCCGGCAGGTCGAGCTCCTCGGCGGGGTCGTCTACGAAGATTCGATAAGGACGCTGAAGTCGGAACGGCTCCTCTACTTTCAACTTTCCGACTTCATCATCGCCGAGGAAAACGTCGAACTCGTCCGTCTGACGGATCATTCCACGCTCCTCGGTCCCCGCGTGGAGTTCCTGCGGGCCGTCTCCGGCATCGACGCCGTCACGACCGCCCCGGGGAGGCCGACCGTTACGTTCTATCCGACGAACACCGAGTCGCCGGAGCCGTTCGAGATCGAATCGGAACTGGCCATTTTCGCCGGTGAGGACGAGGCCCGCTTCTACGGGGATGCGGTCATAGCTCGCAGCGATCTGAACGCCCAGGCGGACAGCGCCATGCTCACTCGCGCCGATGGCCTCGGCGTCCTGTGGGGCGAGCCGTGGATCGAGGCCGAAGGGATCCGGCTGGAGGGCGATTCGATACGGTTCGTTTCGCAGAACGAGGAACTCGAAGAAATCCACGCCATCGGCGACGGCTATGCGTCGGGGGAGAGATTCGAGGTGGCGGCGGAGCTGGTCGACATCGATCTGGCGAATCGCGAGGTGGAGCAGGTGCAGGCGCACGGGGAGGGAGTGAGCCGGGCGCTCTCCGGCAGCCACGAGCTTCGCGGTGATTCGATTCACTTCGTGATGTACGCGGGTCAGATCGACACTGCGTATGCGGTGGGCAGCGCGGTCGCGGTCCAGCGCGACTCGTCATGGGCGGTGCCGCCCGGGCCGGAGGCCGCTGTGGGCGATTCCGCCGCCGCCGACTCAACCGCCACCGATACGACGACTCCGGATTCGACCGCCACCGATACGACGGCTGCCGCCCCGGACACCACGGCTGCCGCCGCTCCGGACACCGCCGCGGTCCCCGCGCCGGACACGGTCGCAGCAGCCGCCCAGGACACGGTCGCAGCCGCCGCCCAGGACACGGTCGCAGCCGCCACCCAGGACACGGTCGCAGCCGCCACCCGGGACACCGCAGCCGCCGCCCAGGACACCGCCGCCGCAGCCGCCTCGAACACCACCGAAGCGGAGGCGGACGACGACGGGCCCGCGGAGATCGAACTGCCGACCGACGGTTCCGCGAACTGGGCGCGCGGCGATACGCTCATCGCCGTATTCGAGCGCTCCGCCGCCCCGGCCACGGACTCGGTGCCCGCGCCCGACCCGTTCATGCAGCAACTCGTGCTCGACGGGAATGCAAGCGCCTTCTACAGGATGGTCCGGGATTCGACGACGAGCGCGCGACCATCGCTGAACTACCTCGTGGCGCGGCGCATCCAGGTGGACTTCGAGGCGGGGGAACCGACGGGGGTCGAGGGGGAACACGCGATCGGCGCCTACCTGGAACCGCGGGAAGCGTTCGGGACGCCCTCGCCGGCGGATAGCGCGGCAGTGGCCGACAGCGCAGCCGTGGCCGACAGCACGACGGCGCCACCCGATACAGTCGCCGCACCCCCGGACACCGTGAGCCGGCGCGGGCACTCCCGCAGCCCGGATGTGCAGCTTGCTTTGCGTAACCGCCAACCGGGACGGGAGCGGCGCGCGACGCCCGGCGCGCTTCCGGCCCTCAGACCCGGGAGATCCCGTTGAGCAGTGTATTGCGGGCCGAAGGCCTCGTCCGCTCCTTCAAGCGGCGCTGCGTCGTAAACCAGGTGGAGATCGAGGTGCGGCAGGGAGAGGTTGTCGGACTGCTCGGCCCGAACGGGGCGGGGAAGACGACGACCTTCTACATGATCGTCGGCCTGCTCAAGGCGGATGAGGGACGTGTCTACCTCGATCGCGACGAACTCACGAGCTGGCCCATGTACCGGCGGGCGCGAGCCGGCATCGGCTATCTCCCTCAGGAGGCGTCGGTCTTCCAGAAACTCACCGTGGAACAGAACGTGATGGCGATTCTCGAGACCATCAAGATGTCGCGGCAGGAGCGGCGCGACCGCCTCGAGGAGTTGCTCGACGAACTATCCATCAAGCACCTTCGGGCGAACAAGGCCTATTCGCTCTCCGGGGGGGAGCGGCGGCGGCTGGAGATCACTCGGGCACTGGCGACCCGACCCAAGTTCCTGCTGCTCGACGAACCCTTCACCGGGGTCGACCCGATTGCGATCGACGACATCCAGCGCATCGTGCGGGGCCTGCGGGACAAGGGTCTGGGGGTTCTCATCACCGACCACAACGTGCGCGAGACGCTGTCGATCACGGACCGCGCGTACCTGCTGTTCGAGGGCAAGATCCTGGTGCACGGCGAGGCGGACCACCTCGTGAACGATCCGGAAGCCCGGCAACTGTACCTCGGGGAGGACTTCAGGCTCTGAACATGGCACCGGGACGGCCGAGTCTCGCCGCGGGCCTCCACCTGCGGCAGGAACAGAAGGCGCAGCCTCGCCTCTACCAGGCGATGGACCTTCTGCACATGCCGCTGCTCGATCTTCAGGGTCACCTGCAACAGGCGCTCGTCGACAACCCGTTCCTCGACCTCGTGGAACCCGGCGACGAGCCGGACGACGCCGGCGACGACCGGGACGCCCTGGCCGAGGATGCGGGAGACGACCGCGTGGAGGAGGCGGACGAGGTAGACTGGGAGGATGTCCTCCTCGACGACTTCGATGCGGGCGGGCGGCACGAGGAATACGGCGACCGGGAGTTCTACACGCCCGCGGCGGCCGCCACGCCGACGCTCTGGGATCACCTGCACGAGCAGTTGAACCTGCTCCGTCTCGGCGCGCGCCAACTGCGGATCGGCGAGGAGATCATCGGCAACGTGGACCGCGACGGGTTCCTCTCGTGCTCGCTCGACCGGATTGTCGAGGCGCTGGACGAGGTCTCACGGGAGGAAGTCGAGGGGATGCTCGCCCGGATCCAGTCGTTCGAACCGAGCGGCATTGCGGCGCGAGACCTGCGCGAAACGCTCCTGCTGCAGTTGCGGGATCGCGGGCGGGAACGGTCGCTGGCCTACCGGATCGTCGACGGGCACTTCGACGATCTTGCGAATCGCCGATGGCCCGAACTGGCGGAAGAGTACGGCATCACGCCGCGCGAAGTGCAGACCGCGGCGGACGAGATCGCGAAGCTCGATCCCAAACCCGGTCTCAGGTTTGCGGACACGTCGGACTCCTACGTCATCCCGGATCTGACGGTGGAGAAGGTCCAGGGGCGGTATCGCGTCTCGCACGCCGACACGTCGCTGCCGCGGTTGAAGCTCTCGCCCGTCTACCGGGACGTGGCTGCGGATCGCGCCCGGTTCCAGGGGGAAAACAAGGCGTTCATCTCGGAAAGGCTGAACAGCGCCCGCTGGTTGATTCAGGCGATCGAGCAGCGCCGGCAGACGATGCTGAAGGTGATGGATTTCATCGTCGAACGGCAGCACGACTTCTTCGAAAAGGGCGTCGAACACCTGCGGCCGCTCACGCTGCGCGATGTGGCGAAGCACATCGAGATGCACGAATCCACCGTCTCTCGCGTGACCAACGGCAAGTACGTCCAGACGCCGCGCGGACTCTATCCGCTCAAGTTCTTCTTTTCGGGCGGCTATTCGACGCTCGAGGGAGAGGACCTGTCGTCGGAGGGGGTACGTGCGCGGATCCGCAAGCTGGTGACGGAAGAGGACCCGACGGCGCCGCTCAGCGATCACGAGATCACCGCCCGCCTGCAGAAGGCGGGCGTTCGGATCGCCCGCCGTACGGTGGCGAAGTACCGCGACCAGCTCGGCATCCTCTCGGCGCGGTTGCGCAGGCGCGTATGAGCGATCCGAGAATCTCGGTCATCGTTCCGGCTTACGACGAAGCCGAGAACATGCCCGAACTGTTCGCGGAACTCGCGGCGACGTTCGCGGAGCACGATCTCGCGGCCGAGGTCGTCCTGGTCGACGATGGTTCCGGCGATGGGACGGCGGAGGCCGCGGAGGAGTCGGCCGCGCGGGCCGGGCTGGGCGGCGGAGCCGTCGTGCTGCGGCATCGGGCGAACCGGGGGAAGACGGAGGCGATGCTCACGGCCGCCGCGGCCGCCCGCGGGGAGTATCTCGTCCTCTTCGACGCGGATCTGCAGCATTCCACGGAGGAGATTCCGCGCTTCGCGGCGATGCTGGAGGAGGGGTATGACCTCGTCGCGGGCCGCAAGGTGGGGCGCTACGAGAAACGCTTCACCTCGTCCCTCTACAACCGGCTCGCGCGCGCGATCTTCAAGGTGCCCGTTCGCGATCTCAACTCCATGAAGGCGTTCCGCGCCGACGTCCTCACGGGGCTGAGGCTGCGGCACGACTGGCACCGCTATTTCGTCGTGCTCGCCCATGCCAGGGGATACCGGCTCGGCGAACTGGACATCGACCTCCTCCCGCGACGGCACGGCGAGCCCAAGTTCTCGGGGCGCCGGCGCATCCTGATCGGGATGCTGGACATGGTCTCCGTGTGGTTCCAGCTCGTGTTCGGGCGCAAGCCGCTGCTCTTCTTCGGCACCAGCGGCCTCGCGATGATCGCGGCGGGCTGCCTCACCGGGCTGGCCGCGCTCGTGCTGCGCTTCGGGTTCGGCCTCGGGTATCGTCCGCTGCTCACGCTCGTGCTTCTCCTGGTCGTGGGAGGCCTCCTCCTCTTCGTCCTCGGCTTCCTCGCGGAGACGATGGCGCAACTGCGGGACGAGATCGAGGACCTCAAGCGCGGCGGAAGCCCGTGAAGGTGGTTCATGTCGTCACGGCCTTCCCGCGCCACGACGACGACGTGATCACCCCCTGGCTCGGAAGACTGTTGCTCGGCCTGCGCCAACGGGGCCTGGAGGTCGGCGTGCTGGCGCCCGCGTACCGCGGCGGGGGCGCCACGGAGTGGCGGGGCATCCCGGTGCACCGCTTCCGGTACGCCCCGGCCCGGCTCGAAACCCTCACGCACGAGGAGACCGCGCCGGACCGCCTTCGCCGCCGGCCGGCCTACGCCGCGCTTCTACCCGGGTACATGCTGGGCGGCAGCCTGGCGTCGATCGGCCTCGGAGCATCGTCGCCCCCCGACGTGATCCATGTGCACTGGCCGGTTCCGCATGGCTGGTTCGGCGCCCTGGCGCGAGCGTCATCCGAGCGGACGGCGGTGGTCTCGAGCTTCTATTCCGTCGAGATCCGCTGGATCGAACGTCGTCTCCGCTGGGCCGTGCCGTTCCTGCGCTGGTCGATCGAGAGTGCCGACGCCGTGACGGCGATCTCGACCGCGACGGCGGCGGCCGTGGCCCGGTACACGTCGCGCGAAGTGCCCGTGATTCCCTTCAGCGCGGCCATATCCGGCCGGGCGCTACCCGACGGCGGCACCGTCGAGGCCCGACCGATGGAGCGCGCGGGGCCGGTGCGACTGCTGTTCGTGGGCCGCCTTGTGGAGCGGAAGGGCGTGCATATCCTGATACGGGCACTGGCCCGCGTCCGGGAGCGCGTCGACGCGACCCTCACGGTGATCGGTGATGGGCCCCGGGCCTCCCGACTGGAAGCCGAGGCCCGCCGGGTCGGCGTCGACCCGTTCGTACGCTTCGCGGGCCGGGTCGATGAGGCAGCGCTGGGCGAGGCGTACCGAACGAGCGATCTTTTCGTCCTGCCGGCGATCGTGGACGGCAAGGGCGACACGGAGGGGCTCGGCGTGGTCCTCCTCGAAGCGCTCGAATTCGGGCTGCCCCTGATCGCGTCCGATGTCGGCGGCATCCCGGACATCGTAAGGCACGGCGAGACGGGCCTGCTCGTGCCGCCGGGCGACGCCGGCGCGCTGGGCGACGCCATCGTGCGGGTCGTCGAGGACCCCGCCGCAGCACGGGACCGGGTCGAGAGAGGAAGAGCGCACATGCGCGAACACTTCGGGCTGCCGGGCGTCGTGGACCGCCTCCTGGCGTGCTACGGTGCAGCCCTCTCTCGGCGCGGTGGCCCGGGTTCGCAAGGCATCCGGCGATGAGCGACCCTCGTACGGCCGAGGGCGGCGGATTCGTCCGGGACGCCTTCGGGCTCACGGCGCTTGGATTTGCGTTCGTCCACCTGCTGCTTGGCCTGTTGGTCTTCGAGCCCACTCTTTTTCCCGGTGGAGACAACGCGGGCTATCTCATTCTCGGCGACGCGCTCCGGAGCGGAGAGGGCTATCGCGACCTGCACCTTCCCGGGACGCCGCTGCACGCCAGATACCCTCCGTTGCTGCCGCTGATGCTCGCCGGCCTGGGGTGGATCGGAGGCGTGCACGTGGCCAAAGTCGCCATTCTCCTGACGACGGCCACGACCGTGTGGGCCACCGCGCATTTCGGGCGGCAATGGATAGGGGGCGGGCCGGCCCTCACGGCAGCGGGCCTGCTTGCGGTGAATCCGACTTTGCTGGAGTACGGTCACTATGTGCTCAGCGAAGGACCGTTCGTGCTGCTGATCGTTGTGGCTCTCTGGCTATCGCGGCGGGATGATGGGCGAGGGGTGTTACTCGCGATGGGTGCCGCCGTCGGGGCCTTCGCGACGCGTACTGCCGGCATGACAGTGTTGATGGCCCTGCCGTTGGCATGGCTTCTCGCGCGGCAGTACCGGAGGGCGGCGTGGACGATGCTTGTGGCTGTGGGCACGCTTGCCGCTTGGGCACTCTATCAGCGCTGGGCGGCCGCGGATCAGCCCGGATACCTTGCCGTTCTCCTCCTTGTCGACCCGTACTCGCCGGAGGCGGGGGCGGTGAGTTTTGCCGGCCTCATCGAGCGAGCAGCCCAGAACTTCTGGGCTCACGTGAGCCGCGTGCTCCCCGACATCCTGCTGGGTCCGGGAGACGGCCCGGCCGGCGGCCGGGCCATTCTCGGCGTGACGGCGGCGGCAGCGGCCCTGCTTCGGTGGACGAGCGCAGCCCGCGGTCGCCTCGGGGCTCCGGAGATCTTCGCGGTCCTGTACGCCGGCCTCATCGTTCTCTGGCCGTCGGTATGGACGGACCGGCGTTTCCTGCTTCCGCTGCTGCCCGTAGTCCTGTTGCTGGCTCTCTCGGCACTTTGGCGGCTTCCCCTCCGCCCCGAAGTCCGGTGGCTGCGTTTGGCGGTCCCCGTGGTTATCGCGATATTCGGGGTCACCTGGGCCGCGAACGTGATCCCCGGCCGCGTTGCCTGTATCGCGTCCTACCGCGCGGATCGTCCATGCGATGTGCCGGCCTCGTCGAGCCTTTATGCCTCGGCGCGCTGGGCTCAAGAGAACACGCTGCCCGAAGCGGTCATCGCCAATCGCAAGCCGCGTCTCTTCTATTGGTATTCTCGCCGGCGCGGGGATGTGTATCCGTTCTCGGCCGATGCGGCGACCGTCATGGAAGGCCTCGACGCGATGGGGGCCAGCTACGTGGTTGTGGACCAGGTGAGCGGGACGACCGGGCGATACCTGATCCCGGCCATTCGCGCTTTTCCGAGCCGTTTCGAAGCGGTCTATGAGGGAGGGGAGCCCGTTACCGCGATCCTGCGCTTGCTGCCGGCTACGGCGGACATCGAATGAAGCAGCGTGAGAGTGGAGGTTCGCGCACGTGGGAGACCCCTGACGGGACCGCGGCGGGGATACACGACTATCCCGGCAGAGATCTCGAGGCGATGTCCTCGGCCGTCCGCTACCACCGTGACATTCTCCGCATCTTCTCGCCGTATCTCGGAGACCGGATTCTGGAGGTCGGCGCGGGCAGCGGGAACATCTCGGAGTTGATTCTCGAGCGGCAACCGTCTCACCTCTACGCGCTGGAGCCGAGCGACGGGATGTATGAGCTTCTCCGCGAACGATTGCGCGGAAGCCTGAACGCGACGGTCCACCACTCCCTCCTCTCGGACTTCCTCGAAGCCGAGAACACGGCCGGAGTGGATTCCGTGGTGAGCGTCAACGTTCTGGAGCACGTTCAGGATGATGTCGGAGAGCTGGCGAGGATGCGCACGGCCCTCCGCCCGGGGGGCTACCTGTGCCTCTGGGTCCCGGCGTTACCCGCGCTCACCAGCCGCTTTGATCGATCGCTGGGGCACTTCAGGAGATACCGCAAACGAGACGTCCTGCAGAAGCTCGAACGGACCGGTTTTGCTCCAGTCCGTCTCGCGTACCGGGACATCATCGGAATGCTCGCGTGGTTCGTGGTCTGCCGCCTCCTGCGCCAGGAACTGAGCCCCGGAAAGGTGGGGCTGTACGACCGGTTGGTGATGCCGGTCACGGGCGTCTGCGGCCGCTGGCTGAACCCGCCGCTCGGCAAGAACCTCATGGCGATCGCTCGCAGACCCTGATGGACTCCTCCAAGCGCGCGGGAGGCCGGGACTACACGGTCTGGTGGTTCCTTGGCGGGGCCGCGCTCGTCACGCTGTTCTTCTACCGCGACTTCGTTTTCCATCCGGAGCGGCTCCTCTACGGGTCGGACATGCTGTTCGAGGGGATTTCGCTACGCCGGTTCTACGTGGACGAGATCCTGGCGGGTCGCGGCGTCCCGCTCTGGGTCCCGCACGTCTACGGAGGGATGCCGTTCGTGGCGATCCTGCCCGGGCCCATCTTCTATCCGTCGACCATCCTCTACTTCCTTCTGCCGCTGCACCGGGCCATCGGCTGGACCTTCGTCCTGCACACGTTTCTGAGCGGGGCGTTCGGCTACTTCCTCGGGCGTTCGTTCCGGCTCCGGCCCGCCTCCGCCGCGGTGTGCGGAGCTTCGTTCCTCCTCGCAGGCTATGTCACGTCCCACCTGTTCGGGGGACAGGATGGGCGGATGTTCACGAT encodes the following:
- the lptC gene encoding LPS export ABC transporter periplasmic protein LptC; translated protein: MRVERRGRARRDGALSLFVRVSLLPLLAACGSDDAPPTASEPLPEGVDTAVRGMRTFVTRDGIRRAVVEADTAEWREDNEIHLRRMTLTFFDPNGLESTEVTAEFGVFHQLTGDLEAERQVVVEDRVDDQRLETERLRYRNLDGRLFGDTAFRFLQTVEGLTLEGTAFESDPALDSLVLLNQEGEMLPVAAFSEAVPLPAVPAGDTAGVGAAPAAGEEVAGEQVADEPAPADSAAAQVDPEAPPAQDSAAAADSVTAVPDTTVLPDSLETPPDTAAAVLPDSLGTPPDTTAAILPDSLEAPPDTMAAARR
- a CDS encoding HAD hydrolase family protein, with translation MDRRLAESVRFVSLDVDGVLTDGSIWVGADSALSAPRDLRRFHALDGLAIRMMQRAGFVVAFLSGKRSAAVRLRARELDIAEVSLGSRKGKLSALRGMLARRGCTWDQAAHLGDDLTDLAVMERVGLPAAVVGAVPEVRAAAAWVGTVPGGEGAVREFAEALLVARGEWDRLVTEFREGGRFAG
- the kdsB gene encoding 3-deoxy-manno-octulosonate cytidylyltransferase, whose product is MICVLPARISSTRISRKPLQPLAGRTLLEWCWRAASAIRSFDGVVIATDSDEIEDCARGFDAEVVRTRPDHPSGTDRVDEAADLLGAAEDDVVVNFQADEPFVDGAAVEGAVRRAQEVATIAAPIRAEDEWRSPAVVKVARAADGRALYFSRSPIPFSRDESPEFGTRARLRHVGVYACRRSALKRWAALPESELERAERLEQLRALEAGMRIHVELGPWTEPGVDLPADIARAERVLSSKEVRG
- the lptB gene encoding LPS export ABC transporter ATP-binding protein yields the protein MSSVLRAEGLVRSFKRRCVVNQVEIEVRQGEVVGLLGPNGAGKTTTFYMIVGLLKADEGRVYLDRDELTSWPMYRRARAGIGYLPQEASVFQKLTVEQNVMAILETIKMSRQERRDRLEELLDELSIKHLRANKAYSLSGGERRRLEITRALATRPKFLLLDEPFTGVDPIAIDDIQRIVRGLRDKGLGVLITDHNVRETLSITDRAYLLFEGKILVHGEADHLVNDPEARQLYLGEDFRL
- the kdsA gene encoding 3-deoxy-8-phosphooctulonate synthase, yielding MNPGRPSFFSGRQRAESGTRRKAWTSLFLIAGPCVIEDDALNFEIADHLAELGERLDLPVTFKASFDKANRSSASSPRGPGLEEGLAALARVRDRSGLPLLTDVHLPEQAAHAAAVVDALQIPAFLCRQTDLLRAAAATGRPVSVKKGQWMAPEDVGGVIGKLREAGAREMAVTERGFAFGYGRWIVDMRSFAIMREATGCPTVFDASHAVQLPGGEGARSGGEPEHIGRLAAAAVAAGADGLFVEVHPDPAAAPSDGSNMLPLAELERVVEGAMRVREVVAA
- a CDS encoding CTP synthase, which translates into the protein MTDGKSATKYIFITGGVVSALGKGITAASIGRLLVERGLRVTIQKFDPYLNVDPGTMSPFQHGEVYVTDDGAETDLDLGHYERFIDESLSQANNVTTGRVYQDIITKERRGDFLGATVQVIPHVTDEIKMAVRRLAKGPDVVITEIGGTVGDIESLPFLEAIRQFRQDVGREHSLFIHLTLVPWINASGELKTKPTQHSVRELLSIGIQPDLLVCRTEHDLDDGIKKKIARFCNVEVNRVIESRDVSTIYELPLAYRAQEVDDRICEQFGFDTPPPDLDSWKAMVDRIKNPAHGKVRLCVVGKYTELVDSYKSIAEAFVHGGAVNDVEVDVEWRSAEDVEARGTDFLERFHGVLIPGGFGERGIDGMLDTIRYVRERDIPYFGICLGLQCAIIEFARNVCGLPAAHSSEFDLRTSDPVISLLDSQHQVTDMGGTMRLGAYPCLLQPGSRAHEVYGADEISERHRHRYEVNPTYRETLEQQGMVFSGMSPDGGLVEMLELPEHPYFLATQFHPELKSRPTKAHPLFAAFVEAAVTRRDALQDGPRDSAGRDQTGEEWADSTSARTNGVTVGG